Proteins found in one uncultured Fretibacterium sp. genomic segment:
- a CDS encoding ATP-binding cassette domain-containing protein, producing MLLGGVLLGGVLEVRVRKRLGDFSTGADFVLDGVGITALYGPSGAGKTTLLNMVAGLVVPDEGRIVHNGTVFFDAAERVFLPARRRGVGYVFQEHRLFPHLSVRNNLLFAPRFCGRPYSRSFFERVVALMDLEPMLGRGVGALSGGESQRVAIGRALLACTSFLLMDEPLASLDARLRDELMGYIATIPQALGVPVLYVSHAEEEIRRLADRVLVVERGEETRLRPPRSGLRGPGPGGKALRMPQGPIGKE from the coding sequence ATGTTGTTGGGAGGAGTGTTGTTGGGAGGAGTGCTGGAGGTTCGGGTCAGAAAACGCCTGGGGGATTTCTCGACGGGTGCGGACTTCGTCCTGGATGGGGTCGGGATCACCGCCCTCTACGGCCCGTCCGGGGCCGGCAAGACGACCCTGCTCAACATGGTCGCCGGGCTCGTCGTCCCCGACGAGGGGCGCATCGTCCACAACGGCACGGTGTTCTTCGACGCGGCGGAGAGGGTCTTTCTGCCGGCACGGAGGCGCGGCGTGGGGTACGTGTTTCAGGAGCATCGTCTCTTTCCTCACCTCTCGGTGCGGAACAACCTGCTCTTTGCCCCGCGTTTCTGCGGCCGGCCGTACAGCCGGTCCTTTTTCGAGCGCGTGGTCGCGCTGATGGACCTGGAGCCCATGCTTGGGCGCGGCGTCGGCGCGCTCTCGGGGGGCGAGAGTCAGCGCGTGGCCATCGGCAGGGCCCTGCTGGCCTGCACGTCGTTTCTGCTGATGGACGAGCCCCTGGCCTCCCTGGACGCTCGGCTCAGGGACGAGCTGATGGGATATATCGCAACGATCCCGCAGGCCCTCGGCGTCCCCGTGCTCTACGTCTCCCACGCCGAGGAGGAGATCCGGCGTCTTGCCGACCGGGTTCTCGTCGTGGAGAGGGGAGAGGAGACCCGGCTGCGCCCCCCACGGTCCGGCCTTCGCGGCCCCGGGCCCGGGGGAAAAGCCCTGCGGATGCCGCAGGGCCCCATAGGGAAAGAATAA
- a CDS encoding ABC transporter permease subunit, with the protein MSDEVALSFPILLTLRVCVACVLLYLCVGLPCARFCSRRRGLLARALAFLVTLPLIFPPVAMGFLLLLLLGRNGPIGGPLERWLGLRIVFSEPGVILSAFVAGLPLVVRPLQAAMERPELRRLEEAARTLGCGAMGTFLFVTVPQVSRTLFSCLLLGVARASGEVGITMMLGGNISGRTNTLSLEIFNCVSRGDFDGAMRLCAVLAVVGTLLYALLEGCRARGGGGF; encoded by the coding sequence GTGTCGGACGAGGTTGCCCTGAGCTTCCCCATACTCCTCACGCTGAGGGTGTGCGTGGCCTGCGTCCTGCTCTACCTCTGCGTGGGGCTGCCCTGTGCCCGGTTCTGCAGCCGGAGGCGCGGCCTTTTGGCCCGCGCGTTGGCGTTCCTGGTGACGCTGCCGCTGATCTTCCCTCCCGTGGCGATGGGCTTCCTCCTCCTGCTGCTGCTGGGCAGGAACGGCCCCATTGGAGGGCCCCTGGAGCGTTGGCTGGGACTGCGTATCGTCTTCTCCGAGCCAGGGGTGATCCTCTCCGCGTTCGTCGCGGGGCTGCCGCTGGTGGTCCGGCCCCTCCAGGCGGCGATGGAGCGCCCCGAACTGCGCAGGCTGGAGGAGGCCGCCCGCACCCTGGGGTGCGGGGCGATGGGGACGTTCCTTTTCGTGACGGTCCCGCAGGTCTCGAGGACGCTCTTCTCCTGCCTCCTGCTGGGGGTCGCCAGGGCCTCGGGGGAGGTGGGCATCACGATGATGCTGGGAGGGAACATCTCGGGCAGGACCAACACCCTCTCCCTCGAGATCTTCAACTGCGTGTCGCGGGGTGATTTCGACGGGGCCATGAGGCTCTGCGCCGTGCTGGCCGTCGTCGGCACGTTGCTGTACGCCCTGCTGGAGGGGTGCCGCGCGCGGGGGGGCGGAGGGTTTTGA
- the modA gene encoding molybdate ABC transporter substrate-binding protein, translating into MGRKWMRRVFPLALLCVFVFATAAFCGVAVTTGAGYKQMVEELGKAYRESGESLEEMYGGPIGQVLVQIKQGSGADVVISDRGALEAASQGLEFGRIEPLGDTVLVLAWRKGLSLESPKDLEKQDFARVAMPDPKAAIYGRAASAFLKSSGIGEKLGERLAVVSTVPQVFSYLASGEMDAGFVNRVMVLNGGQKLGGWLEIAEGYPPLRMVAAVVQGRETDAGVLSFLEFLKGEKGKEILKRHGIW; encoded by the coding sequence ATGGGCAGGAAATGGATGAGGCGTGTTTTTCCGTTGGCGCTGCTGTGCGTCTTTGTGTTTGCCACCGCCGCGTTCTGCGGCGTCGCGGTGACCACCGGGGCGGGCTACAAGCAGATGGTCGAGGAGCTTGGCAAGGCCTATCGCGAGTCGGGCGAGTCCCTCGAGGAGATGTACGGCGGTCCCATCGGCCAGGTGCTGGTCCAGATCAAGCAGGGCAGCGGGGCCGACGTGGTGATCTCGGACAGGGGGGCTTTGGAAGCGGCCTCGCAGGGGTTGGAGTTCGGCCGCATCGAACCGCTGGGCGATACGGTGCTGGTCCTGGCGTGGCGGAAGGGCCTGAGCCTCGAGTCCCCGAAGGACCTGGAGAAGCAGGACTTCGCCCGGGTCGCCATGCCCGATCCCAAGGCGGCCATCTACGGTCGTGCCGCGTCCGCGTTCCTGAAGAGCTCCGGCATCGGCGAAAAGCTCGGGGAGAGGCTCGCGGTCGTCTCCACCGTTCCCCAGGTCTTCTCCTACCTCGCCTCCGGCGAGATGGACGCGGGGTTCGTCAACCGCGTCATGGTGCTGAACGGCGGGCAGAAGCTGGGCGGATGGCTGGAGATCGCCGAGGGATACCCACCTCTGAGGATGGTCGCCGCGGTGGTCCAGGGGCGGGAGACGGACGCCGGGGTCCTGAGCTTCCTGGAGTTCCTGAAGGGCGAGAAGGGCAAGGAGATCCTGAAACGTCACGGCATCTGGTGA
- a CDS encoding methyltransferase type 11, whose product MVLSKNYGQLQRQGRQLRSRIAEGMVFLRRFVGAPRQVGSVIPSSPYLTRAVLDKIDWSQVRNIAELGAGTGVFTRSIVRRARPDARLLVFEIDPDLQRMIGVSHPGLKLYGDAQELPAILEDLGIDKLDCIVSSLPFTVLPPAMTARILDAVQDTLVSGGKFVAYQYSKIMKRHFESRFSEIRTSFVPINIPPAFVYECRGDIRKK is encoded by the coding sequence ATGGTATTGAGTAAAAACTACGGTCAACTGCAGCGCCAGGGAAGGCAGCTGAGATCACGGATTGCGGAGGGCATGGTCTTTCTGCGGCGCTTCGTCGGCGCTCCTCGCCAGGTGGGGAGCGTCATACCCAGCTCGCCTTACCTCACCCGCGCGGTCCTGGACAAGATCGACTGGAGCCAGGTCCGAAACATCGCCGAGCTCGGGGCCGGGACGGGGGTCTTCACCCGGAGCATCGTCCGCCGGGCGCGGCCCGACGCCCGACTTCTCGTGTTCGAGATCGACCCAGACCTCCAGCGGATGATCGGCGTCTCGCACCCCGGCCTGAAGCTCTACGGGGACGCCCAGGAACTGCCCGCCATTCTGGAGGACCTGGGAATCGACAAGCTGGACTGCATCGTCTCGAGCCTGCCCTTCACCGTCCTCCCCCCGGCGATGACCGCCCGTATCCTGGACGCCGTCCAGGATACCCTGGTCTCCGGCGGTAAGTTCGTGGCCTATCAGTACTCCAAGATCATGAAGCGCCACTTCGAATCGCGCTTCTCGGAGATCCGGACCTCCTTCGTCCCCATCAACATCCCTCCGGCGTTCGTCTACGAGTGCCGGGGAGACATCCGGAAAAAATGA
- a CDS encoding bifunctional UDP-sugar hydrolase/5'-nucleotidase, whose product MKKWLLGMGVICGIFLTFVSPAPGRDGRVTILSINHLKSQLLPISEKVNKTSVRIGGLSHAAGLVEQERSQDDPNAIFVQTGEAVEGPMWRYFGGVPEFSALSAAGVQVGMIGKREFDYGWDHLKQALDHASFPMVLSNVSISDPEVARKFVRNVIVPAGDLKVGFFAMLSTWLFSVTKKTDELIVLTDTEGIAREMIADLRSQGADVVVMLSNLSEGENKRLAESVSGIHAIVGRGVSEKEEVQLQLVQGPDNWMTALAWSGSRGKFLGKLVLTTEKGRLLWEQTSWRLLNISPKTPPNPEVMRIAAEYEGKLNSSLERAVGFFETPVDAHKRALRIREMPLGDFVADGLRWRFKTDVGLANGGSLRGDRIFPAGEVSEKNLMEILPFGNTIDVITVTGKQLRQIMELSASALVAEGEHFDPAFRVPDGGFLQISGLKVVYDLKEKAASFDAEGRLLSWGNRLKQISVLKDGEWREVDDKEEYTVAVNSWTAGGGDRYFVFEEARRESTEVRDVDAMVDYLRFFPDGRVSMRTDGRIVIEK is encoded by the coding sequence ATGAAAAAATGGCTGTTGGGAATGGGCGTAATCTGCGGCATCTTTCTGACGTTCGTCTCCCCGGCCCCCGGAAGGGATGGGAGGGTGACGATCCTCTCCATCAATCATCTGAAGAGCCAGCTTCTGCCGATCTCGGAGAAGGTGAACAAGACGTCGGTGCGCATCGGAGGGCTGTCCCATGCCGCAGGGCTCGTGGAACAGGAACGGTCCCAGGATGACCCGAACGCCATCTTCGTCCAGACCGGGGAGGCCGTCGAGGGGCCGATGTGGCGTTATTTCGGCGGGGTCCCGGAGTTCTCGGCCCTCTCGGCCGCCGGGGTCCAGGTGGGGATGATCGGCAAACGCGAATTCGATTACGGCTGGGATCATCTGAAGCAGGCCCTGGATCATGCGTCCTTCCCCATGGTCCTCTCGAACGTGTCGATATCCGATCCCGAGGTGGCGCGCAAATTTGTGCGGAACGTCATCGTCCCGGCGGGGGACCTGAAGGTCGGCTTCTTCGCGATGCTCTCGACCTGGCTCTTCTCCGTGACGAAGAAGACGGACGAGCTGATCGTCCTGACCGATACGGAGGGCATAGCCCGGGAGATGATCGCCGACCTGCGGTCCCAGGGCGCGGATGTCGTCGTGATGCTCAGCAACCTCAGCGAGGGCGAGAACAAGCGCTTGGCGGAGTCGGTCTCGGGGATCCACGCGATCGTCGGCCGCGGGGTCTCCGAGAAGGAGGAGGTGCAGCTGCAGCTTGTCCAGGGTCCCGATAATTGGATGACTGCCCTGGCCTGGAGCGGCTCCAGGGGAAAGTTCCTGGGCAAACTCGTCCTGACGACCGAAAAGGGCAGGTTGCTGTGGGAGCAGACGTCCTGGCGCCTTTTGAACATTTCTCCGAAGACGCCCCCGAACCCAGAGGTCATGAGGATTGCTGCGGAGTACGAGGGCAAGTTAAACAGCAGCCTGGAGCGGGCGGTGGGCTTCTTCGAGACCCCCGTCGACGCCCACAAGAGGGCGCTGCGGATTCGGGAGATGCCTCTGGGGGACTTCGTGGCGGATGGGCTTCGGTGGAGGTTCAAGACGGATGTGGGGCTCGCCAACGGCGGATCCCTGAGGGGGGACCGGATCTTCCCCGCCGGGGAGGTCTCGGAGAAGAACCTGATGGAGATCCTGCCGTTCGGCAACACCATCGACGTCATCACGGTGACGGGAAAACAGCTTCGGCAGATCATGGAGCTCTCCGCCTCCGCCCTGGTTGCCGAGGGCGAGCATTTCGACCCCGCGTTTCGCGTCCCGGACGGAGGGTTCCTCCAGATCTCCGGGCTGAAGGTCGTCTACGACCTCAAGGAGAAGGCCGCGTCCTTCGACGCGGAGGGCAGGCTTTTATCCTGGGGTAACCGCCTGAAACAGATCTCCGTGCTGAAGGACGGGGAGTGGCGTGAGGTCGACGATAAGGAAGAGTACACCGTGGCGGTCAACAGCTGGACTGCGGGCGGGGGCGACCGTTACTTCGTGTTCGAGGAGGCCCGGAGGGAATCGACGGAGGTCCGGGACGTGGATGCTATGGTGGACTACCTGCGTTTCTTCCCCGACGGAAGGGTGAGCATGAGGACGGACGGCCGTATCGTCATCGAGAAATGA
- a CDS encoding NAD-dependent deacylase, with the protein MDGNKRGKRLVVLTGAGMSAESGLKTFRDAGGLWEEYDVMEVASIEGWHRNPKLMTEFYNQRREQLAHVEPNLGHRILAELEEFFDVGIVTQNVDNLHERAGSTKVLHLHGELTKVRSVRDETRVRDIGYSRMEFGETDTDGSPLRPHIVWFGEAVPMIAEASRWVAGADIFAVVGTSLNVYPAAGLIHDLRPGTPAFLIDPNEVALPSSSHFTVIRAGAGRGMELLREKLLDLFPAPDPRQR; encoded by the coding sequence ATGGATGGGAACAAACGAGGAAAACGCCTGGTCGTGCTGACCGGTGCGGGGATGAGCGCCGAGAGCGGGCTCAAGACCTTCCGCGACGCCGGGGGGCTTTGGGAGGAGTACGACGTCATGGAGGTCGCCAGCATCGAGGGGTGGCACCGCAACCCCAAACTGATGACCGAGTTCTACAACCAGCGCCGGGAACAGCTGGCCCATGTGGAGCCGAATCTTGGGCACCGCATCCTGGCGGAGCTCGAGGAGTTCTTCGACGTGGGGATCGTCACCCAGAACGTGGACAACCTGCACGAGCGCGCCGGGAGCACGAAGGTGCTGCACCTGCATGGGGAGCTGACCAAGGTACGCAGTGTCCGGGACGAGACCCGGGTCCGCGACATCGGCTACAGCCGGATGGAGTTTGGAGAGACGGATACGGACGGCTCCCCGCTGCGCCCCCATATCGTCTGGTTTGGGGAGGCGGTCCCGATGATCGCGGAGGCGTCCCGTTGGGTGGCGGGGGCGGACATCTTCGCCGTGGTGGGCACGTCCCTGAACGTGTACCCGGCCGCCGGACTGATCCACGACCTGCGCCCCGGAACACCCGCGTTCCTGATCGACCCCAACGAGGTCGCGCTTCCGAGCAGTTCCCATTTCACCGTGATCCGCGCTGGCGCGGGCCGCGGCATGGAGTTGCTGAGGGAGAAGCTGTTGGACCTCTTCCCCGCGCCGGACCCCCGGCAGCGGTAG